One Chordicoccus furentiruminis DNA window includes the following coding sequences:
- a CDS encoding cold-shock protein: MNKGTVKWFNAEKGYGFITGEDGKDVFVHFSKIVGDGYRTLDEGQAVTFDVEQGARGPQAANVVKL; the protein is encoded by the coding sequence ATGAACAAGGGAACAGTCAAGTGGTTCAACGCGGAGAAGGGCTACGGATTCATCACGGGCGAGGACGGAAAGGATGTCTTCGTGCATTTCTCCAAGATCGTCGGTGACGGCTACAGGACGCTGGACGAGGGTCAGGCCGTGACGTTCGATGTTGAGCAGGGCGCGCGCGGACCGCAGGCCGCTAACGTTGTCAAGCTGTGA
- a CDS encoding DUF5721 family protein — protein sequence MLALTILDIRPFMSAFLIGPLFDRFRLAEARITTFCTYSIDGRLERSFFGGPDEEAAQPGTGEEDGMEVYVSWKTMKSHCFDMIRGRRTPLAFHFTFFLNRTQAEEMMAGAGLSFDPDRIGGFALNLRFSGGALTVSAGVSYRTFTADRSADETWERYVRDFLKKAGFAASEPS from the coding sequence ATGCTTGCACTGACGATTCTTGATATCCGGCCGTTCATGTCGGCTTTTCTGATCGGACCGCTGTTCGACCGTTTCCGGCTGGCGGAGGCTCGGATCACAACCTTCTGTACCTACTCGATTGACGGCCGGCTGGAAAGAAGCTTCTTCGGAGGACCGGACGAAGAAGCGGCGCAGCCCGGGACGGGGGAAGAGGACGGGATGGAGGTGTATGTCTCCTGGAAAACGATGAAATCCCACTGCTTCGATATGATCCGCGGCCGGCGCACGCCGCTCGCCTTCCACTTCACCTTTTTTCTGAACCGCACTCAGGCGGAGGAGATGATGGCGGGGGCGGGACTATCCTTCGATCCGGACAGGATCGGCGGGTTCGCCCTCAATCTGCGCTTCTCCGGAGGAGCTCTGACTGTGTCCGCCGGCGTCTCCTACCGGACGTTCACCGCGGACCGTTCGGCGGATGAGACGTGGGAGCGGTATGTGAGGGATTTTTTAAAAAAAGCGGGGTTCGCGGCATCGGAACCGTCGTGA
- the htpG gene encoding molecular chaperone HtpG, with the protein MAKTGNLSINSENMLPIIKKWLYSDHDIFVREQVANACDAITKLKKLEGVGEYHPSEDHRYEVHVVVNPDEKTLKFIDNGIGMTEDEVVEYITQIAFSGATKFLEKFKDEKDANQIIGHFGLGFYSAFMVADEVHIDTLSYKEGAQPVHWESDGQAQYSIGEGTKKDVGTEITLYLNDDSLEFCNEYRVREVLEKYCSFMPTPIYLEDVGKAAVKRREEEDKRRIEDHEKAVKEAAEKGEEAPAMPEKPAPQPINDTNPLWTRMPSECTDKDYKEFYRKVFHDYKEPLFWIHLKTDYPFNLRGILYFPKINTQYDALEAQIKLYNNQVFIADNIKEVIPEFLMTLKGVIDCPDLPLNVSRSALQNDGTVKKISEYISRKMAEKLTGMCKTDRKNYEKYWDDISPFIKYGCIRDTKFADKMMDYMLFKDLDGAYLTLEEYKKKNQIGAEKASGEKATDENGNPVEAEVVDSGAAPEGGEAAAPAGGEEAGKAKTENGEETRAADGEKKSENGEEENKEPEKSTIFYVTDEVQQAQYIAMFRKNDKDAVILKENIDQPFITQLEQRNENLRFARIDSELADEFKSGSEVSKEDADSLTATFRKSLGNDKLDVRVENMKDPDVAAIVTVSEENRRMQDMMKMYGMNGMYGDEGTQETLVLNAGHPLVQFVLAHKKAQSVPVICGQLYDLARISQHPLTQDEMTKFMKRSNEIMMLLTK; encoded by the coding sequence ATGGCAAAGACTGGAAATTTATCGATTAACAGTGAAAATATGCTTCCGATCATCAAGAAATGGCTGTATTCCGATCATGACATCTTCGTGCGCGAGCAGGTCGCGAATGCGTGCGACGCGATCACGAAGCTGAAGAAGCTGGAAGGAGTCGGCGAGTATCATCCGTCGGAGGACCACAGGTATGAAGTACACGTGGTGGTGAATCCGGACGAGAAGACACTGAAATTCATCGACAACGGCATCGGTATGACCGAAGACGAGGTGGTGGAGTACATCACCCAGATCGCCTTCTCCGGCGCGACAAAATTCCTCGAGAAATTCAAGGACGAAAAAGATGCGAACCAGATCATCGGCCATTTCGGTCTCGGGTTCTATTCCGCCTTCATGGTGGCCGATGAGGTGCACATCGACACGCTGAGCTATAAAGAAGGCGCGCAGCCGGTGCACTGGGAGAGCGACGGTCAGGCCCAGTATTCCATCGGGGAAGGAACGAAGAAGGACGTCGGCACGGAGATCACGTTGTATCTCAATGATGATTCGCTGGAGTTCTGCAACGAGTACCGGGTTCGCGAGGTACTGGAGAAATACTGCAGCTTCATGCCGACGCCGATCTATCTCGAGGATGTCGGAAAGGCAGCCGTGAAGCGCCGCGAGGAAGAGGACAAGCGCCGGATCGAGGACCATGAGAAGGCGGTGAAGGAGGCGGCTGAAAAGGGCGAGGAAGCGCCCGCGATGCCGGAGAAGCCGGCGCCGCAGCCGATCAACGACACGAATCCGCTGTGGACACGTATGCCCAGCGAGTGCACGGACAAGGATTACAAGGAGTTCTACCGCAAGGTCTTTCATGATTACAAGGAGCCTCTGTTCTGGATCCATCTGAAGACGGATTATCCGTTCAACCTTCGCGGGATTTTGTACTTCCCGAAGATCAATACGCAGTATGATGCGCTGGAAGCGCAGATTAAACTGTACAACAATCAGGTCTTCATCGCGGACAACATCAAGGAAGTGATCCCTGAGTTCCTGATGACGCTGAAAGGCGTGATCGACTGCCCGGATCTCCCGCTGAATGTGTCCCGTTCCGCTCTGCAGAACGACGGGACGGTGAAGAAGATCTCCGAGTACATCTCCCGGAAGATGGCGGAGAAGCTGACCGGCATGTGCAAGACAGACCGGAAGAATTACGAGAAGTACTGGGACGACATCAGCCCGTTCATCAAGTACGGCTGCATCCGGGATACGAAGTTCGCCGACAAGATGATGGATTATATGCTCTTCAAGGATCTGGACGGCGCGTACCTGACGCTTGAGGAGTACAAGAAGAAGAATCAGATCGGTGCGGAGAAGGCATCCGGGGAGAAGGCCACGGACGAGAACGGGAATCCTGTGGAGGCCGAAGTCGTGGACAGCGGCGCCGCACCGGAAGGCGGCGAGGCGGCCGCTCCGGCCGGCGGCGAAGAGGCCGGTAAGGCGAAGACGGAGAACGGAGAGGAGACGCGGGCTGCCGACGGGGAGAAGAAATCCGAAAACGGCGAAGAGGAGAACAAGGAACCGGAGAAATCCACGATCTTCTACGTCACGGATGAGGTCCAGCAGGCCCAGTATATCGCCATGTTCCGGAAGAACGACAAGGACGCGGTGATCCTGAAGGAGAACATCGACCAGCCGTTCATCACCCAGCTGGAGCAGAGAAACGAGAACCTTCGTTTCGCCCGGATCGACTCGGAGCTGGCGGATGAATTCAAGAGCGGCAGCGAGGTCTCGAAGGAGGACGCGGATTCGCTGACCGCCACGTTCCGGAAGAGTCTCGGCAACGACAAGCTGGATGTCCGTGTGGAGAATATGAAGGATCCGGATGTCGCGGCGATCGTCACGGTGTCCGAGGAGAACCGCCGGATGCAGGACATGATGAAGATGTACGGGATGAACGGCATGTACGGCGATGAGGGGACTCAGGAGACGCTGGTTCTCAATGCTGGCCATCCGCTGGTTCAGTTTGTCCTTGCGCACAAGAAGGCCCAGTCCGTGCCGGTGATCTGCGGGCAGCTCTATGATCTGGCCCGGATCTCCCAGCACCCGCTGACACAGGACGAGATGACAAAGTTCATGAAACGGTCCAATGAGATCATGATGCTTCTGACAAAATGA
- a CDS encoding phosphoribosylaminoimidazolesuccinocarboxamide synthase — MKTFKPVKEGKVREIYDIGDNLVMVATDRISAFDVILKNQVRRKGAVLTQMSKFWFDYTKAIIPNHMISVDTADMPEFFRSPQFEGRSMLVKKLTMLPIECIVRGYITGSGWKSYQKNGTVCGICLPEGLRECDRLPEPIYTPSTKAEIGDHDENIDFERSVEVLEKQFPGHGADYAATLRDKTIELYRTCADYARSRGIIIADTKFEFGLDEDGRVVLGDEMLTPDSSRFWPVEGYEPGHSQPSFDKQFVRDWLTAHPDSDYRLPDDVIEKTIGKYQEALTMLTGRALS, encoded by the coding sequence ATGAAAACATTCAAGCCGGTCAAAGAAGGCAAGGTACGTGAGATCTACGACATCGGTGACAATCTGGTCATGGTGGCGACCGACCGCATATCGGCGTTCGACGTCATCCTTAAGAATCAGGTCCGCCGGAAAGGCGCCGTCCTGACCCAGATGTCGAAATTCTGGTTTGATTACACGAAGGCGATCATCCCCAACCACATGATCAGTGTGGATACGGCCGATATGCCGGAGTTCTTCCGGTCCCCTCAATTTGAAGGCAGGAGCATGCTGGTGAAGAAGCTCACGATGCTCCCGATCGAGTGCATCGTCCGCGGCTATATAACGGGCAGCGGCTGGAAAAGCTATCAGAAAAACGGAACCGTCTGCGGCATCTGTCTGCCGGAGGGCCTGCGCGAGTGCGACCGTCTGCCGGAGCCGATCTACACGCCCAGCACCAAGGCGGAGATCGGAGACCACGACGAGAACATCGATTTCGAGCGCAGCGTGGAGGTGCTCGAGAAGCAGTTTCCGGGTCACGGCGCCGACTATGCCGCGACGCTCCGTGATAAAACCATCGAGCTGTACCGCACCTGCGCCGACTACGCCCGCAGCCGCGGTATCATTATCGCGGACACCAAATTCGAATTCGGTCTCGATGAGGACGGCCGCGTCGTGCTCGGCGACGAGATGCTGACGCCGGATTCCAGCCGTTTCTGGCCGGTGGAAGGCTACGAGCCGGGCCACAGCCAGCCTTCGTTCGACAAGCAGTTCGTCCGCGACTGGCTCACCGCCCATCCGGACAGCGATTACCGCCTGCCGGATGACGTCATCGAAAAAACCATCGGCAAATATCAGGAAGCACTGACGATGCTGACCGGAAGGGCGCTTTCGTAA
- a CDS encoding DegV family protein has translation MKYRIAVDSGGELPEELRGQDAFVSVPLTLTIGGMNIVDDGRFTQKEIVERIAADPECPKTACPSPQAYLEAFDCGAEHIYAVTLSAELSGSYQSAFIARNMYLEDHPEAKIHVFNSVSASCGETVTVLKIAELEERGLPFDEIVEKTEAFIRSKCTLFVLDNLDTLRKNGRLSNMKALAAAVLKIKPICYGTEEGSIGQLDQARGINKAIVKMVGYVVERTPDPENRVLGIAHCNCPDRAEIVKNELMKRMRVKAVSVLPTGGLSSVYANDGGIIVSI, from the coding sequence ATGAAGTATCGGATAGCTGTGGACAGCGGCGGGGAACTGCCGGAAGAGCTGCGGGGACAGGACGCCTTCGTATCAGTGCCGCTGACGCTGACGATCGGCGGGATGAATATCGTGGACGACGGCCGCTTTACCCAGAAAGAGATTGTGGAACGGATCGCCGCGGATCCGGAATGTCCGAAGACAGCCTGCCCGTCTCCTCAGGCCTATCTCGAAGCCTTCGACTGCGGCGCGGAGCATATCTACGCGGTGACGCTGTCGGCGGAGCTGTCCGGCTCCTATCAGAGCGCCTTCATCGCGAGAAATATGTACCTCGAGGATCATCCAGAAGCGAAAATCCATGTCTTCAACTCTGTTTCCGCTTCCTGCGGGGAGACGGTGACGGTTCTGAAGATCGCGGAACTCGAGGAGAGGGGACTTCCGTTCGATGAGATCGTGGAGAAGACGGAGGCCTTTATCCGGAGCAAATGCACCCTGTTTGTTCTCGACAATCTGGATACACTCCGCAAGAACGGGCGTCTCAGCAACATGAAGGCGCTGGCCGCCGCGGTGCTGAAGATCAAGCCGATCTGCTACGGAACGGAGGAGGGCAGCATCGGGCAGCTGGATCAGGCGCGGGGAATCAACAAGGCGATCGTCAAGATGGTCGGATATGTGGTGGAGAGGACGCCGGATCCGGAGAACCGGGTGCTCGGCATCGCCCACTGCAACTGTCCGGACCGGGCGGAGATCGTGAAGAACGAGCTGATGAAGCGGATGCGCGTGAAGGCGGTGTCCGTACTTCCGACAGGCGGGCTGAGCTCGGTGTACGCCAATGACGGCGGCATCATCGTCTCTATCTGA